The genomic interval ACAACAAAATTCAGTCAGGCAAATATCTAGTCGTGTTCTCTCCAGAAGCCTTCCTGAGCTTGTTGGGAGCGTTCTCCAATCTGTACAACGCCCAAAGTATCCTCGACAGACAAAGCCTCTCGACTCCAGAATCCTTGGGGACACAGATCGCTTCGCCTCTACTGTCCGTCTGTGATGACCCCCATCATCCCGGTAATATCGGTGCGGAAATGTTTGATGGCGAAGGCACCCCAACTCGGAAGACTCCATTGATTACCGAGGGTGTGCTGAGCGGATTTCTCCACAGTGCGGGAACTGCCAAGCGAATGAACGCGCAGCCGACAGGCAATGCCAACATGGGCGCAAAAATTACTGTGGGGCCACATTACTACCACGTTGCTCCAGGTCAGGCAGTAGACACAACTTACAGTCTCGATACCGCTGAAAATGTGGTCTTGATTGACGATTTGCAAGCCCTCCATGCAGGAGTACAGTCCTTGCAAGGCTCATTCTCACTACCATTCGATGGTTGGGTCGTGAACAAAGGCGATCGCGTCAGTGTAGAGTCGGCCACGGTCGCGGGAGATTTCTTGGCACTACTCAAGGCGATCGTTTACGTGGAGCCAGAAGCCGAAGTAACTCCCGGTGGAGTCTGTCCTCGAATTTGGGTGGATAGTTTAGCGATTACTGGAGAATAAAGGCAAATTATTTTGTAACGTGGGTCGCTGTGCTTAAGGCTGGAGTTTAGACTAATCAAGGAAAAGCGCG from Trichocoleus desertorum ATA4-8-CV12 carries:
- a CDS encoding TldD/PmbA family protein, whose product is MPNIQELATYAQASATKLGIQKFDIYGSSVDETSAQVDQGEPKQVKASNRSSVTVRVWNEEHRVGITSTTDVDPAGVELALKTAYEASFFGAKEHVPDFSPEATAPISATSHEKTPQAPVSTLIETLAKAEKELLEAHPAIAGVPYNGMAQRDFDRFYLNSEGAQRYEGGSYASVYLYSKTEEEGKKPRSAGAFRVGYGFPELDVQACIQEAAEKTISHLNYNKIQSGKYLVVFSPEAFLSLLGAFSNLYNAQSILDRQSLSTPESLGTQIASPLLSVCDDPHHPGNIGAEMFDGEGTPTRKTPLITEGVLSGFLHSAGTAKRMNAQPTGNANMGAKITVGPHYYHVAPGQAVDTTYSLDTAENVVLIDDLQALHAGVQSLQGSFSLPFDGWVVNKGDRVSVESATVAGDFLALLKAIVYVEPEAEVTPGGVCPRIWVDSLAITGE